One window of the Podospora pseudopauciseta strain CBS 411.78 chromosome 4, whole genome shotgun sequence genome contains the following:
- a CDS encoding hypothetical protein (EggNog:ENOG503P7T8): MAVYNPNISNGTCYYTEDTPTKGDFIPCGNEALQVWPCCHTGSFCLSLGEANACWDKTSGNTYVAGCTDPSFTDPNCLYKRDPFHSQEWVAINQACKNLNAASSPDTTNWTGCKVPDNSTELVKLSLDACTPYCNKDQILYPGSSSLAAYASLPTIPGSSIFWQNNYVPPTAPAAGYTPGKTRGVVPTYTGKSSTSSSAASPESGGLSPGAKAGIGVGAAIGGILLLLILGWAIVLCRRKRRRQKELEIGHYNSIHGGGHHPGMVGVGSPGGFSQSHYSQQDAMTVSSATAVHPSPPPPFNSGLYYAHNAAPGELPGTTVGGGQSPGQKSELPADERFSVQLPT; encoded by the exons ATGGCTGTGTATAACCCAAACATCTCCAACGGCACCTGCTATTACACGGAGGACACCCCGACAAAGGGGGATTTTATCCCATGTGGTAACGAGGCGCTCCAAGTATGGCCATGCTGCCACACGGGCAGTTTTTGTCTATCGCTAGGTGAAGCCAATGCCTGCTGGGACAAGACCT cCGGAAACACCTACGTGGCAGGCTGCACCgacccctccttcaccgaCCCCAACTGCCTCTACAAGCGCGACCCCTTCCACTCCCAAGAATGGGTCGCCATCAACCAAGCCTGCAAAAACCTCAACGCCGCCTCCAGCCCCGACACGACCAACTGGACCGGCTGCAAGGTCCCCGACAACTCCACCGAACTGGTGAAGCTCTCCCTCGACGCCTGCACCCCCTATTGCAACAAAGACCAGATCCTCTAccccggctcctcctccctcgccgcctaCGCCAGCCTACCCACCATCCCGGGGTCGTCCATCTTCTGGCAAAACAACTACGTGCCCCCCACCGCGCCAGCAGCGGGGTACACCCCCGGCAAAACCCGCGGCGTCGTCCCAACCTACACGGGTAAatcgtccacctcctcctccgccgcctctcCCGAATCGGGAGGTCTCTCCCCCGGAGCCAAAGCGGGGATCGGCGTCGGCGCAGCGATAGGTggtatcctcctcctgttgATCCTAGGCTGGGCAATCGTCCTCTGCCGCCGCAAGCGTCGGAGACAAAAGGAGTTGGAGATTGGGCATTATAACAGTATCCATGGCGGTGGGCATCACCCTGGGATGGTGGGTGTGGGTTCTCCCGGTGGCTTCAGCCAAAGCCATTACTCACAGCAGGATGCCATGACTGTCAGCTCGGCGACGGCTGTGCACCCGagtccgccgccgccgtttAACAGTGGTTTGTATTATGCGCATAATGCTGCTCCTGGGGAGTTACCCGGAACGACGGTGGGTGGGGGGCAGAGCCCGGGGCAAAAGAGCGAGTTGCCGGCTGATGAGAGGTTTTCGGTGCAGTTGCCTACCTAG
- a CDS encoding hypothetical protein (EggNog:ENOG503PSI7), with product MAVIISYRLTSWNLPYVAYVKAFGKCHDQASPFGPAGTTPPYLNIPSPGAASSAHQTSDPSPTTKLVHHKRALDRSSLLLQGRHRELLTISSREDRITLTDYFHDFYMYSFVTAKYWGKGPRRWTPAVISALTLGSSDRRLEALQAPSQLCRWLIYVPRINYEHIPDIPDSNPDAERDDLDPNSLNFWQEWPSDPGSSYTEVIHESITHGSFSRIPSDTLPLSTQLITESVRQHSKAVELDAWKMAIMSGNVELLVTLWEKEEALPEKIADIHPIHLAATFLDGANTGCRMIAELISMLPWMYLRNYPLDDLDHTLLDKFMINILRSHTSVYPEEVSNAFNPPHRFPGEEKNNCGRWDADSPVIRALFCSGYSRIPNDWKHAFCHTAIQAICHSSIAIYGSSLSPDINALSGLFVRRCGHCGLQLKLGPLHALVVVTFYLAHRGMSGETLFGPLAILVCLMSIGADPLLKTNMSVEDILGTAEPDRCHHRPLDALDLMEAVPVSLQQTWTSKCHTGWLCITEIFRMHRDRPTAAVDDSSESDEESISEPHHPVCQLEERIIGAELHDEWLKWPRPKPKLALLWATIQAELLTYRRIKIGDGWMSENFSMTALNDWLEGKSATFKTPLVERDMLKEYSTCCGWFLCAGFPTPTAGDVCETHFMNMDIYDRTTFHPQQDITDTWMDMAMEEES from the exons ATGGCAG TGATCATCAGCTACAGATTGACATCATGGAACCTACCCTACGTGGCATATGTCAAGGCGTTTGGCAAATGCCATGATCAGGCATCTCCATTCGGCCCTGCTGGCACCACCCCTCCTTACCTCAACATTCCCAGCCCGGGAGCTGCATCGTCTGCGCATCAAACATCGGACCCATCGCCAACAACCAAACTCGTACATCATAAAAGAGCTCTGGATCGCTCTAGTCTCCTTTTACAGGGGCGCCACAGGGAGCTGTTAACCATCTCTAGCAGAGAAGACCGAAT CACCTTGACAGACTACTTCCACGACTTCTATATGTACTCGTTTGTCACTGCAAAATATTGGGGCAAAGGGCCAAGGCGCTGGACGCCTGCAGTGATATCTGCGCTTACACTTGGCTCATCTGAT AGGAGGCTGGAGGCACTGCAAGCGCCATCCCAACTTTGTCGCTGGTTGATATATGTCCCGCGTATAAACTATGAGCACATCCCCGACATTCCTGACTCGAATCCTGACGCTGAGCGAGACGACCTCGATCCCAACAGCCTCAACTTCTGGCAGGAATGGCCATCGGATCCTGGTTCCTCATATACCGAGGTCATACATGAGTCGATCACCCATGGCTCCTTTTCCCGCATTCCATCCGACACACTCCCCCTTTCCACTCAATTGATCACAGAATCTGTGCGGCAGCATTCAAAGGCAGTCGAATTGGATGCTTGGAAAATGGCAATCATGTCTGGCAATGTTGAGCTGTTGGTCACTCTCtgggaaaaagaggaggcGTTACCAGAAAAGATTGCTGATATCCACCCAATCCACCTCGCTGCTACCTTCTTGGACGGCGCAAACACCGGCTGCCGTATGATCGCTGAGCTAATCTCAATGTTACCTTGGATGTACCTTCGAAACTACCCCCTAGACGATCTGGaccacaccctcctcgacaaaTTCATGATCAACATTCTTCGCTCACACACCAGTGTCTACCCTGAGGAAGTCAGCAATGCCTTTAACCCACCGCATCGATTTCcgggggaagaaaagaacaacTGCGGAAGATGGGACGCTGATTCTCCTGTCATCCGAGCCCTCTTCTGCAGCGGATACTCCCGAATCCCGAATGACTGGAAGCACGCATTCTGCCATACCGCCATACAAGCAATATGCCACAGTAGCATCGCAATATACGGGTCATCATTGTCCCCAGATATCAATGCTCTTAGTGGCCTATTTGTCCGACGTTGTGGGCACTGTGGGTTGCAACTAAAACTTGGACCGCTTCATGCTCTTGTCGTTGTGACCTTCTACCTTGCGCATCGGGGAATGTCAGGAGAGACACTATTTGGACCTCTTGCAATTTTGGTCTGTCTGATGAGTATTGGGGCTGATCCGCTACTGAAGACGAACATGTCTGTGGAAGACATCCTGGGAACAGCCGAACCAGACCGATGTCATCATAGGCCACTAGATGCATTGGATTTAATGGAAGCAGTCCCGGTGTCCCTCCAACAAACTTGGACATCAAAGTGCCACACTGGCTGGCTCTGCATCACGGAGATTTTCCGGATGCATCGCGACCGG CCCACCGCAGCTGTCGACGACAGCTCCGAGTCCGATGAGGAATCGATATCTGAGCCCCATCACCCAGTTTGTCAGCTAGAGGAGCGCATTATCGGAGCAGAGTTGCACGACGAATGGCTTAAGTGGCCCCGACCAAAACCCAAGCTGGCCCTCCTCTGGGCGACTATCCAAGCCGAGCTGCTCACCTACCGCCGCATTAAAATCGGGGATGGCTGGATGTCAGAGAACTTTTCGATGACTGCTCTAAACGACTGGTTGGAAGGAAAATCTGCCACGTTCAAAACACCGTTAGTGGAAAGGGACATGCTGAAAGAGTATTCGACGTGTTGCGGATGGTTCTTGTGTGCGGGATTCCCCACACCTACTGCCGGAGATGTCTGCGAAACGCATTTCATGAACATGGATATCTACGATAGAACCACATTCCACCCACAACAGGATATCACAGACACTTGGATGGATATGGCGATGGAAGAGGAATCATAG